atcatgcttgcagacatggtttgactcgtagcccaatccaagtttaGGCAATAACCTTTTCGctgcataatgcgattttggaagcttatttggggccggaaatgcatcatgtaacaactccatcattccatcaaatattttgttgggaattttacCCAACATTTTGAAATGCATCAACTTCACTTggaaattcaatgatgtgtaattttgacactattatccctcaaaaatacgaggatgacgtgtcgaatgagaatgtgacacgtgacatcacaaatcagggaaaaacaaagtattgagaagagatcgacgggcaaaaaagataggtccaggacctataggaaaaatgaccaagacAAGACCCCCAACAGGTCCTGCACCCAAGAAGTCACAGATCCAGCACCGAAGCTttggtcgtcgggcctagcacctaagtctgacATACCAAAAAAGACTTAGCAtttcccagaggtttctatcgtgcattatccaccacaatCTATAGAAACAAGAGAacacccacgatctcataatcgtgggaaggtggacacgtatctctactcaccatgatcgtgtaccaaaccatgatctaTAGTATTACTGATtgtgtaacaacccctgggtactataaataaatgacCCAAGGCTTCATAAAAAGGGGACTTCTTTTTTAACTCTTTTTTGGGACTAGAAAAACTCTTCTGAGAAGTGAATTCCTGAGGTCATACTTGTAATTGTTGAGTaactcaatactaaagactaagtggattaggttattactgttcatcagaacagggctgaaccactataaatttatgtgtgtttacttaagataatcgtattctgtcatttatattacttattcctttcaaaaggtgtcgtatattgtacatacgactgttggccaatttcacgggtcaacatttttgtgcttttgttgagagtacgaaatcaagaaacacagtTTCGCCATTTTTACGATGactccaaaacccagtcagactAAGAAGACTACTCGCAGGGACtccaccacccaggatcccatTGATCCCGTTAACGAagctcaggtggaggttggagatcaacctaatGCAGAAGATCCACTAGACGCTCactaggaggagatggcgcaatttctggcgaggcaggaggcctttgctacaGAAATTTCCCTTCAGAGGGCGACAATGGAACGGCAACAACGAGAGATCGATGAGCAAGTCcaaaggatgatccagagggagcaggaggCTGACTGGAGGCACCAAGAGGCCGCTGTGGCCTTAGAGGCagctactcagttagcccgagctaatgcTGAAGCTGTTGCTCAGGCGATGatggaggctcaggccaaagcagcaggaatgcgagacCATAGTAACaaagagtcccaggggaggagtaggaccccaaggacactctcagagccactttcccaggatgaagaggcatagtccaagactacctcctccatgactaagaagaataacactccatctgggagtaggagtattaccaacccgagggccccctcccagggggaccgaCAAAACAACGCcagagatgagggtcaaacatctgagaggcgtgatgggaatggaaatggccactccaaatctcaaagtcatgtaggaggacaGGCTCGGGGGCAAGGTCGCACCGAcaagggcaaggcggacctaccgcccctacaccctcagtttcgcaagggaaaggaaccaatgaataacacaagtactgtgttcgataggctggggaaagatgcgCGACCTCAGGATTTAAGGGAAGTCGTCAATAGGAGGACTAGTGCTCAAgaggagggggtaccagggatatccaccccacctggagcagcgatcccaccagcactgcaagctcaaatagatgcactcgttatggTTGTTTAGGGTCTAACAAAGAAATCTTCAAATATCgagttggctcatagaagtgggagcccTTTCAATGCCAAGATCCAAGTTGCCCAACCACCACTAAAATACAAGACCTtgaaacttcctacatacactgggaaggaagACCCAGTACGACatattgggaaatttgaggattagatggagttactcagtgtggaacatgattataggtgcagggtattccctaccactctctctgactcaactcaggaatggtattagaagttcaaacctggatccatcacttcttgggaatagttcaggaaagaattctgcaaggtctttagtgccgggcagattcaaccagtttatgccaattagttagctgacatcaagctagggaaagatgaatccctgaaagattacattcaaagattcatgagagaggcaaactgagcggccacggtaggagatgaaggaaagttCGTTTCCATCttggcaggaataatttatcgtactcctttgtgggatagtatacacaggaaccctatcaacaccttgcaagagttcctagaccgagccaacaaatacatgaagctagatgatgctatcattaAGGAAAAAAAGgaataaaccatccgaccactgtcaAGACAGATAAAAATGACACAAACCCTCAGGGCGGCAGTGGGGGAATCGGtgagaagaggaatacctcaggggccgagcagggtggagagaagaaagctaagttGGCACCCGCCGATaaacaagctaagcatcaaccctaccagcctaggttcaccaattataccatcctgacaaCATAAAGGGCTTAGATTTACATGGAAACATACTAGGAGGTACCATACTGAAAGCCACCCCCCTTGtgctcagaaggaaagaaggacaagaataagttttgtcatttccataatgattatgggcacgacacaaacaagtgcaaacaattgaaggatgagatagagtttcttctccaatcaagtaaactctcaaggtaccgaggcaagactgagaccccaagcaggaatccagaatttCGAAGGCAAAGGAGTCCACCACTTGAGCCGATAGCTGGAGaattcacactggataccatatgtggaggaccCCACATAACAGGCAACGGTAACAATGCTCGTGAACGATATGCAAGGACCTTTaggcatgaggtaggggagtcttctaAGTGTATGGAAATCGAGGAGCAGTCTCCaaagaatccaaagtatgaaagtgaaactctcacttttacagaagatgaagccagacacgtgaggtacccccacaatgaccctctggtctttaccattcaaatcgccaatgcccaaGTGAAAACatgcttggtggatacaggaagctcggtAGATATCATCCACAATGACCCTCccttgagaagatgaagctcatgatcaaggacctgacacagtgttcccaagtgatatatgggttcataggagaatgcctagcaccagcaggaactatcaaactaccggtcacaatgggggatgcccctaggcacgagACTATAATGACAGAGTTCttagtggtagattgctcatcggcttACAACGTGGTACTTaagagacccctcctgatggaaTTACACGTagcagtatctatctggcatctatctttgaagttctccaccagcgcagggcaaggatgtgtgtagggtaaccaaagggaggcacgagaatgctataatgcatcaATAGCCAAGGCAAAGagaggaccatgcgtaaacaacatgatagtaacctacTGCGAAGAGggtgaaggaaccgatgaggttgtcaacatggaagttgacgttgaaagaaacactctactggagccaGGGGCACCTTTTAACAAAGATTTGTCATTATAGAAAGTTTCCCAAAGAGAGGGAAACgacattgatcctcgctttggggatgatgtCATAGGGGTaagaccagtcgaagatcttgatgaagttttactagatgaggaggacccgactagagtaatcaaagtcgggaaagaattaaaggtagaaattaaagaacgattggtggaattttttaaaaaaaaccaggACGTCCTTGCGTGGTCatataaggacatggttggaatttctccatccgtaatAATTCATGTCCTCcatatagacaagaactacccaccagttcaacaaaaaaggagactgcttgacaaagaccgatctcaagccctaaaGGAGGAGGTCTAGCGACTCAGGGAAAacggttttataagggaggcctactaccctgattgggtgtcaaaccccgtgttggtcccaaaaccaaacaggAAGTGGAGGACCTACGTGGACTTCACaaatctgaacaaggcctgccccaaagattgcttcccattacccggaatagaccaactggttgatgcaactgcaggacatgaaatactctcattcatggatgcgtattccgggtataatcaaaaaagtatgcaccctcccggtgaggaacataccagcttccggacagacaagggattgtactgttataaggtgatgccattcggcttgaagaacgctggagccacctgccagcgtttagtgaatggcatgtttcgagacttgatcggcaaaaatatggaggtatacgtcgatgacatgttggtcaactccaaagaagctggaggacatgttcaagacttggaggaatgctttgcggTACTTAGAAAGCatagcatgaagctaaaccctctcaagtgctcgtttggagttggttctggtaagtttcttggaTGCAttgtcaattcacgtggaatcgaggctaaccccaagaagatcaaagcattgattgacatgaagtctcctaccacaatcaaagaagtgtaaagcttaaccgggagagtagctACCTCAGTAGGTtctatcaaagtctacggacaagtgtgtccctttctttaacttactgaggggcagcaagaaaatccaatggaccgaggagtgtgaggaggctttccaagccctgaaggaaAACCTCGTCCAACCTCctgtcctagcgaagccaatatatgatgaagtattattcatctatttggcaatcaccaagcatgcaatcagtgctgctttgataaaggaagagaacagggtacaacaccctgtatactatatcagtaaaaggctagtaggtgcggagtctagatATCCCCCTCTTGACAAACTAGCTTACTGTTTAGTGATCACCTCTCAAAAGAtgtgtccatatttccaagctcactcgatctgagtcctgaccgatcaactGCTGAGACAGGTTCtttagaaaccagaggcctcgggacgattactcaagtgggaaGTGGAACTAAGATAGTtcgatatcacttatcattcgaggacggcgataaaaggacaagcattggccaacttcatagtcgaaggcaccaaccttgaagacccttcctaccagttggagaatggagataccgagaaggaaggagatactcctgtgtGGAAGCTATATGTTTATGGAGCATCCAGTGAGCACAACTCAGGCGCAGGAATCATACTCATCACTCTGGAGAATCATCGAATCTATTGCGCTCTCATATTTcaattcaacgcttcaaacaacaagGCTAAATACGAGGCATTTTTAGctggattacgcttgtctcgggatgtacatgcacagtcccTAGAAATATTCAGCGATTCACAACTAGTGGTGTATCAGGTACTGgaggagtatcaagccaagggacttaggatggtgcaatacctgaacaaggtgaaggaattGCTGACACTGTTCAAGAGaaactcaattacacaagtccCGAAGGATCATAATGCCAAtactgatgccttagccaagcttgctagtgccaaagatgcggacaCCCTGAATATCGTTCCCATCGAATCCTTGGTGGAAATAAGCATAGCCGAGCAGAAGGAAAATGTATTATTTTCGAATAATTAatgtaacaaccattgtgcttcaatgaatgaatgaatttaatttcttaagtttcacttaattctttaaatttctttcaacgagggaCTTTTCATATAGACCTttcaaccccatcggatcatgttcgattatggtccttgagggacctatcgacccataagatccaaatgagagccAGGtgctaggaccttgtcgccaaaatatggatcatgttcgatcttggttcttgaggactctatcgacccatacgatccaaatgagagaagggtcctaggaccttgtcgtcaaaatATGGATCAAGTTCGATTtcggttcttgaggagcctatcgacccatctGATctaaacgagagacaggtcctaggaccttgtcgacAAATtattgatcatgttcaatcttggttcttgaggagcctatcgatccataagatccaaacgagagactggtccaaggacctggtcgccaactatttgatcatgttcaatcctggttcttgaggaacctatcgacccacacgatcaacaaatgagagacaggtcctaggaccttgtcaccaaattaagggatcatgttcgatcttggttcttaaggagcctatcgacccataagatccaaatgagagactggtccgaggaccttgtcaccaacttatttgatcacgttcgatcttggttcttgaggaacctatcgacccatacgatcaacaaaagagactggtccaaggaccagtcgccattatcggatcataatcgaataTGGTCCTTGAGgaaccgatcgataatttgatctaagactcatttcaggctcgattagcccatctagacccgattggtccaacttagacatttctgtctacaatcattataacgagcacacgagagattacgtagatcatgatcaacacttgctacacaatctgcatctatgtataggtatcattactactgattatgaaaccatcacccaacTACCAATGAGGGGCAAGCATTTGTTTATTGTCAAGCCTCTAAAGCCGACTCCTCCACGTTCATTTACAGATCTGGTGCTCTTATGCTTATTGTCCTTATCTACGTGGATGATATTATCATCACGGGGTCTACATCCGCTGTTATTTCTGATCTCATTGGTTATCTTCGCACGAAATTTGCAGTCAAAAATCTGGGATCGCTTCACTATTTTCTGGGCTTACAGGTCTCTCGTTCTGCTCATGGCATGCATCTTTCACATACCAAATACATCCGCGATCTTCTCACCAAAACTGGCCTTTTGGAGTCTAAACCAATACCTACTCCCATTGCTTTGGGATCTCTATCTATCCATGATGGTGATTTGTTACCCGATGCTACTTCCTACCGCAGCATCATCGGTGCTCTCCAATTTTGCACATTCACAAGACCCGATATCTCCTACTCGGTTAACAAACTCTACCAGTTTATGCACTCTCCTACTACGGTTCATCTCCAAGCTGCGAAACGGGTTATGCGGTACCTTAAAGGCACTCCTCACTTGGGGCTTTTCATTCAGCCAGATACTATTTCCCAACTCCACTGCTTTACGGATGCGGATTGGGCCTCTTGTCCTGATGATCGCCGTAGCACTAGTGTGTATTGTGTTTTCCTTGGCCTTAACCTTCTTTCGTGGTCCTCTTCTAAGCAAAAAGTGGTCTCACGCTCTAGTACGGAATCTGAGTATCGTGCCCTTGCCAATGGTGCCTCTGAAGTCTCTTGGCTTGAAACTTTACTGACTGAACTTGGGTTCCGTGTTTCTTCTCCGTCTATGCTCCATTGTGATAATATCAGCACCCTTCATCTAGCCTCTAATCCGGTTCTGCATGCTCGTACAAAGCACGTGGAGATCGATTGTCACTTTGTTCGTGAACGGGTCAATCGCGGCAGTATTCGTCTCGAATTCACTCCATCTTCAGACCAACTTGCTAATTGTCTCACCAAACCACTTGTGGTGTCTCGTTTTCATGACTTGCGCACCAAACTCAACGTCCTTCCTTGCCCGTTGAGTTAGCGGGGGGATGTTAAACAATAAATTAATCTTCCTATAATATTGTATTACTTTGATTAGTTACCGTGGTTATATGTAAAGGACAGGTATCCATTTTCCATGTATTGGTCTCCTCCTTATTGGACCATATATATCTATGTACTGTTTTGGTGAATATTCAAGGAATACAAACACTTTCTTTATTCCTTCTGTTACTTTTATTATGATTTTATACTTACATTTTGCTTTTACATATGAAGTAGTTACAAATTGTAATACAATTTTATATTGTTGACTTTTAGTCTAATTAATCAAACACAAAATTCacttgaaaaataaaacaaaacatcgtGTCAAACAATAATACAATTCTAAAAGACAATATTTATGATAGttggaaaaaagaaaaaggaaatgtGGGATAATAAAAGCTCAACATATTGAATATTCTACGTACCTAGTGGCAACAccatttattaataattttatttatttttccgtTTCGAAATTGtccaccatttttttttttttttgaagttatCCACTTTGGTCAAACACGCAAGGAGACATGGGTCCGTTCCCATGAATCAAAACTTTAGATTCAGTCGCTGACCTGGCTTATATATAAGCTGTAGTTTGTTAGGCCTTTACTCCATgtacaagtaaaaaaaaatattaataaaaaaacaaaacaaaaactaaagGAGATAAATTGAAATGGAGGATGCTGTTATAGTAGGAGCAGGAATCGCAGGGTTAGCCGTAGCGGTGGCACTGAAGAGAGTAGGGGTTAAGGCATTGGTGTTGGAAAGATCTGATGATCTTAGAATTACTGGTGCAGCCTTGGGCCTTTACCCAAACGCTTGGCTTGCCCTTGATGCCCTTGGCGCTTCTCACAAGTTGACATCCATTTACGCCGTTATCCAAAGGTAAATTGTCTCATAAAATCTTGTTCTCTTTCTCATCTGTGCAAGTTGAAACGTAAAAGCAGAAAGTTTGGAGGAAAGTAACATATTTACCTtactttatatataaatatatatatgcaatgGAACAAAGCTTACATAACATTAATTTTGGCCTTTTCTTATCGATTTCTATACATACTTGTTAACCCAATTAGAAATATTGCAGGAACTAAACTTATATAGTCATGTTACTAACTCGATTATCTCGGAAATTTGAAAGAGCGTGCATACTATATTGCTTTATCAATATTAAAACATAACAAACGAGTCTATATCTTAAAACTGGTTATCCATGTTCGGTTCTTCAGTCTTCATcactcacttttttttttctttggcgCTTTATGTTAGGGCTTCTGTTACCAATTTAAGTACTGGGGCAATTCAAGAAATCTCTTTAGAGACAACTAATGGGTAAGCACATCATGTAGTGGAAGTAAAGCAATGACGGTTAAATAAGTTTTGTGTTAATTAATTGGGTCGATTGTTGCTTGATTAATAGAGCTGTGTTCTCATTGTGTTTATGCAGCAATGATGGAATTAGACCTAGAACACTACACAGGAAAGCCTTGCTAAAGGCTCTCGCGGAGGAACTTCCAGCGGATTCGATTCGCTTCTCTTGTAAGATCACTGCCATTGAAACCCAAGAACAGGAAGGTTCATCTACTGCTTTTGTTCACTTGGAAGGTGGAACTGTCATCAAAGCAAAGGTATTTCACCAAAGTACGTTTGAAATGAACTAAAATTGTCCTCGTTCTTTTCCGTCTCTCATTAGGTCTTTAATTTCTTGGATGCTTCATTCATAGGTTCTGATAGGCTGTGATGGGGTGCACTCAATAGTGGCAAGGTGGTTGGGACTCGCTGAACCGGTTTATTCTGGCCGATCAGCGGTTCGTGGATTGGCTGTGTACCCTCAAGGCCATGGACTGAAACAAGCAGCACACCAGATTGTTGGTTCAGGCAAAAGGGCTGGTTTTGCTCCCGTTACTGATAAAGAGCTTTATTGGTTTTTAGTTTGTAATGAGTCTCCAGGTAAAGCTACAACTTTTTAACCAAGATGATACAATCTAACGTGCTATCAAAACAAGACACTTCACACCAATCTTCCTATTTTTTTATTTCAGAGGCAGACCTAAGAGGAGACCCTGAAGCAATACAGAGAGAAGTAATAGAGAATTATGCGAAGGACTTCCCTGAAACGTATCTAGAAGTGGTCAAGCATGCCGACCTTTCAACATTGTCATGGGCACCATTGATGTTGAGGAAACCGTGGAACGTTGCATTTGGCAACTTAAGCAAGCAAAACATCACGGTGGCAGGGGACGCCATGCACCCCATGACACCGGACTTGGCACAGGGTGGTTGCTTGGCGCTTGAAGATGCTGTGGTGTTGGGCAGGCACATTGGGGCATGTGTCGCACGAAATGGAGGTATTGTCCCAAGAGAAATAGTTAAAGCACTATCTGATTATGCCGAGGTAAGAAGGTGGCGAGCAACTTGGGTTATCGCTGGCTCTTTCTTATCTGGGTGGATTCAAGATGGTGGGTCTACGTGGGGATTGAAGTTCATTAGGGACGCCATTTTTTACAAATTCATTTTTAAAAAGCTTGTTAATGTTGCACGTTATGATTGTGGAAAACTTGCCTAGTTTTTTCATATATAGAATTTAATGTTTCAGTGAATCTTACATATACTAAGACTATAGAATgaaatttagaaaattatttCTTAATTTTGAAGATTCagtatttgttattttaattgaTATCCAATTTCTCGATAAATAAATAAGGGGATTATTTGTTGATATTAGGGGGAAATTTATCTCATTCACTTGTGAGTGAATTTTTTGTTATgcgtaattttttttctttcttttttagtatttttatatATACTAGATGAAAGCAACTTGCATTGCATGTTTACTTAGTCACTACAAAAAACTGGGCCTATACCGAGAATAAAAGTCGTCGGTAGAAGCCCGAATGTTCTCGGTACAGCTTCTATCGACGACATGTTCATTGTAGAAGGTTATTGGTACATCCTCGTCGATAGAGGAAAACTTCTACAGAGGACATGgaatatgttctcggtataggttgtACCGAGGATAATTGTTCTCAGTATAGAGGTTACAATATCATTTGTGAAATTTGTCCGATTTTGTCATCTGGATGGGCGTCCTCAGTATAAACTGAAccgagatttttttttatatgtacaacgtttattcatttatatatttatttattgatttaatttgaattaaatataaaacaatagattaaaattaaaataattatattaaacatataaataaaaatatagagtATGTTTGTTCAatcaaaataataaaactcaTGAAAATGTAATAGTCCATAGTAATAAAACTCATACATAAGTCATACTAAttcggtgctccaacatcaggatcatcgggtagtggtggggcacattgagatcctgggatgatacaatgagtccggatgTGCTCCTCTAATTGTTGACACAACCAgccacatactataagaaagactcatattaccaaagggattgaatccatctaCAAACCAATCCAAGGCGCACATTCCTGGGTTACATTGCAAACGTTAGATTATTTCagtcaaagtccttccaagctttcccatcagcaggataacgcaatacaccatcttcttttatacgttgctcgtgatgccatctcatatgttgagcaatgtgcctcgatgcatattttcgcattaacctaggggttaaaggaatataacgcatcactttatgaggcactttcttgcccttggtgttcttgtccaccaccaatcctccccacaaacaggacattttCTTTTTCCaccatgttctttccaaaacagtgtGCAGTCATCTTGCAGACATGGtttgactcgtagcccaatccaagtttaCGCAATAACCTTTTCGctgcataatgcgattttggaagcttatttgggaCCGGAAATGCATCATATAACAACTCCatcattccatcaaatattttgttgggaattttgcccaacactttgaaatgcatcaacttcactatgaaattcaatgatgtgtaattttgatactgttatccctcaaaaatatgaggatgacatggcgaatgagaatgtgatAGGTGACATTACAAATCATGaaaaaacaaagtattgagaaaagatcgatgggcaaaaaagataggtccaggacctataggaaaAACGACCAAGACAATACTCGctgggggtggtcggcccaagcaggcCCTATACCCTCTAGcagtggtcggcctaagcaggccgtGTACCCCCTAAGATTGGTCGGCACATGCAAGCCTTATACCACGTAGGGGTGGTTAGCCCAAACAGGCTctataccccctaggggtggtcagcctgacccctATCCCGGGGTGGTCGGCCAAACATGCCCAAGGACCTTAGGGGTAGTCGGCCTGGCCCTTTCTTCCATAGGGTagtcggcctaaacccccaagtacacttcactgagaaataatcgCTCTCGTTCGAACTGAGATCAGTAGGCCTAGCACACCTTGGCATAATCCTTGCACCTAGAGGATCAATAGGTCCAACACCTAGAAAgtcacaggtccagcacccaagctttggtcgtcgggcctagcacctaagtctgacATACCAATAGAGACTTAGCATTTCCTAGAGGTTtttatcgtgcattatccaccacgatctatagaaacaagagaagacccacgatctcataatcatgggaaggtggacacgtatctctaCTCACCATGATcgtgtaacagcccctgggtactataaataaataacccagggcttcataaaaaGGGGACTTCTTTTTTAACTCTTTTTTGGGACTGGAAAAACTCTTCTGAGAAGTGAATTCCTGAGGTCATACTTGTAATTGTTGAGTAACtcaatactaaaaactaagtggattaggttattactgttcatcagaacagggctgaaccactataaatttctgtgtgtttacttaagataatcgtaTTCTGTCAAAGAATATTACTTATTCctttcaaaaggtgtcgtatattgtacatatgaccgttggccaatttcacaggtcaacagacACCCAGGGTGTAACGCcgtaatttctcataaattatcgagaacacagcgttgggtcataatcgtaaatttttctcttttattgaataaaaacttgaaaataaatacatggatccatggttttacaaaaataaaataattgtctttaacacaaaaatgagcaacatttaaatataactttaaaataacatgctttaatgaAAATAGGCCCGATTTATCTTCCtcaactatatggtccccacgaatacatc
The genomic region above belongs to Humulus lupulus chromosome 1, drHumLupu1.1, whole genome shotgun sequence and contains:
- the LOC133828949 gene encoding uncharacterized mitochondrial protein AtMg00810-like, with protein sequence MAQFLARQEAFATEISLQRATMERQQREIDEQVQRMIQREQEADWRHQEAAVALEAATQLARANAEAVAQAMMEAQAKAAGMRDHTSKADSSTFIYRSGALMLIVLIYVDDIIITGSTSAVISDLIGYLRTKFAVKNLGSLHYFLGLQVSRSAHGMHLSHTKYIRDLLTKTGLLESKPIPTPIALGSLSIHDGDLLPDATSYRSIIGALQFCTFTRPDISYSVNKLYQFMHSPTTVHLQAAKRVMRYLKGTPHLGLFIQPDTISQLHCFTDADWASCPDDRRSTSVYCVFLGLNLLSWSSSKQKVVSRSSTESEYRALANGASEVSWLETLLTELGFRVSSPSMLHCDNISTLHLASNPVLHARTKHVEIDCHFVRERVNRGSIRLEFTPSSDQLANCLTKPLVVSRFHDLRTKLNVLPCPLS
- the LOC133803172 gene encoding monooxygenase 2-like isoform X2, with the protein product MEDAVIVGAGIAGLAVAVALKRVGVKALVLERSDDLRITGAALGLYPNAWLALDALGASHKLTSIYAVIQSNDGIRPRTLHRKALLKALAEELPADSIRFSCKITAIETQEQEGSSTAFVHLEGGTVIKAKVLIGCDGVHSIVARWLGLAEPVYSGRSAVRGLAVYPQGHGLKQAAHQIVGSGKRAGFAPVTDKELYWFLVCNESPEADLRGDPEAIQREVIENYAKDFPETYLEVVKHADLSTLSWAPLMLRKPWNVAFGNLSKQNITVAGDAMHPMTPDLAQGGCLALEDAVVLGRHIGACVARNGGIVPREIVKALSDYAEVRRWRATWVIAGSFLSGWIQDGGSTWGLKFIRDAIFYKFIFKKLVNVARYDCGKLA
- the LOC133803172 gene encoding monooxygenase 2-like isoform X1, which translates into the protein MEDAVIVGAGIAGLAVAVALKRVGVKALVLERSDDLRITGAALGLYPNAWLALDALGASHKLTSIYAVIQRASVTNLSTGAIQEISLETTNGNDGIRPRTLHRKALLKALAEELPADSIRFSCKITAIETQEQEGSSTAFVHLEGGTVIKAKVLIGCDGVHSIVARWLGLAEPVYSGRSAVRGLAVYPQGHGLKQAAHQIVGSGKRAGFAPVTDKELYWFLVCNESPEADLRGDPEAIQREVIENYAKDFPETYLEVVKHADLSTLSWAPLMLRKPWNVAFGNLSKQNITVAGDAMHPMTPDLAQGGCLALEDAVVLGRHIGACVARNGGIVPREIVKALSDYAEVRRWRATWVIAGSFLSGWIQDGGSTWGLKFIRDAIFYKFIFKKLVNVARYDCGKLA